The segment CTGCTGCGGCTGCTGGCCTGCACGAAGGTGTAACCTGGGTAAGTGGTGTTCAGGTACGTACCAACGGCGGCAGGCAGTGCCGACTGCGCGACGGCTGTGCCCTGTTGATGCCCGTCTTCCGTTTCCTGCTTCAGGAATTTACCAGCCCCATCAAATTCCAGCTCATACTGCACATTGTTGAGGGCGATAACCACTTCGTATTGCGTGATGGCCCCGGCGGTGTCGGTTTTGGTACCTGCCCGCACTACGGTTGCCCCCGCATAGTTCGCTGTGATGTAATCGGTTACGGCTTTGGGCAGCGTCCCCACGTCGATGACACCATACGCGGCCATCAACGTACCCGACGCACTGATGTTGGCCAATCGGGCTTTATTGTTCGCCGTAAAACTGGCTTGGTAGGTTTGCAAGGCTACTTTTGACCAACTGACCTGCGTAGCGGCTGGAAAGTTTTGCTGTAGCGAAGCCAGCACCAACGCAGGTACTGAACTGATAGCTACAGTGGTAGTGGCCGTACTCGCAGCCAGAGGTGTTACGGAGGCATTTTGCTGGGAGCAGGAGGCCAGCAGCAGGAGTCCACCAAGGGTGGCGAAGAGGGGGTTTCTCATGAATGAACCGAAAAAATGATAATCATAGCTTTACAATTACGGTGGGTAGCTCGCCCGGCAGGAGTTTTCCCGGATGTTCGCCCGCGTAGCGAACAGTAACGTAGCGCACTCTTCGCCCGACTTCTATAGGTCAGCGAAAAGTAAAAGGCGATGCTTTTAAGGGTTATTACGGATGCTGAACCCGCTGCCGTTGCCTGAGCCGAGATATTTTTTTGCTGGCCTTAGAATTGAAGTTTGAGACCAGTGTAAATGCCAAACCGCGTACTGCGGGCGGCACCCGGACCATCCAGGTAATTGAGCCGCCAGATGGCATCAATCGAAAACAGATTCAGAATATTTTCAACGCCTACGCCGGCTTCCGCATACGGTACGGAACCCGTTACGCGAAAGGCGTTTATTTTATTGAAGTCGCGATTTGTCTGGGTCAAACTACCCCAGAAAAGGTTGGCCGTTAGCCGCTCGCGCAGGCCCAGTTTGTTGATCAGCGGAATGCGGTCTAAAATCAGCCCGCCCAGCGAATACCGGGTCAGCAGACTCACGTAGCGGTCGGCGGCAAATTCATACGGACTCATGCCGTAGAAGGCATACTTATCTGCTACGTAGTTTGGATTGCCGCGCGGGATGTGAAGCAACAACAACGGAACGGTTCCCAAAACAACGCCCCCCGTCAGATTGTAGTAGAACGAACCTTTAAGCGGGGCGGGCATCTCCTGAGACAGGCTCGTGCTTAGTTTCCAGTAGTCGAAATACGTATTTCGGTAGAGAGGCAGCCCAGCCGCCACATGAAACTGCCAGATGGGATACTGGGTGTATAGCCGAAGTTTGTCGTAATTCAGAATAATAGTCCGCTCATTGCGGGCA is part of the Fibrella aestuarina BUZ 2 genome and harbors:
- a CDS encoding PepSY-like domain-containing protein, with the translated sequence MRNPLFATLGGLLLLASCSQQNASVTPLAASTATTTVAISSVPALVLASLQQNFPAATQVSWSKVALQTYQASFTANNKARLANISASGTLMAAYGVIDVGTLPKAVTDYITANYAGATVVRAGTKTDTAGAITQYEVVIALNNVQYELEFDGAGKFLKQETEDGHQQGTAVAQSALPAAVGTYLNTTYPGYTFVQASSRSSNGAITQYVVDITYNGASYDVLFTGAGVFVSAHVEGQGGGDNGKGPGGDNHDGTQTIIAQADLPTAITTYLTTNYAGYTFAAATVDKDSV